Within Sphingobium sp. SCG-1, the genomic segment CAGGGTCTCTGCGACGTGTGTCCACCGTCGAACGGGTAAAAGCGCGCTGCCCGCGCCTCCCGTCGCAGCTGATCCGACGAGAGACGTTGGGGCGTGCGGAGCCGATTAGAATTGCCGCTTGAGAAACTCGGCAGTTCCATCGAGCGCATGAGCCGATGCCTTCAGCATCGCGACATTGGTCGGGAAGACATGAACCATGCCTTTCCAGACATGGGTTTCGACTTGGCGGCCAGCTTCGCCCGCTACCGCTTCGAAACGCAGCGAATCATCGAGCAGGATCTCGTCGCCGCCGACATCGATCCGCACGGGTGGCAGCTTGGCGAAATTGGCCTTCAACGCGTTGACGCGAGGATCGCTGGGATCCGCACCAGCAAGATACTGCCGTGCTCCATCGGTCAGAGACTGCCGGTTCAAAATCGGATCCACATCGCCAAGGCCCTCGACGCTCTCCCCTTCGAGAGCGGGATCGACCCACGGGGAGTATACGACGATCGCAACGGGTGCAGGAATTGCTTCGGCGCGGTTCATCGCGACCGAGAGCACCGCGCCGCCGCCTGCCGAGTCGCCCATCAGAGCAACTTTGCCGCCGGTGGTGCTTGCGAGCTCTGCGTAGGCCGTGCTCACGTCGTCGTAGGCTGCCGGGAACGGATTTTCCGGGGCGAGCGCATAGTCGATGACAAAGATCGGGCGACCGGCGCGAATGGCGATCTGGCTTGCCAGTCCGCGATATGCCTCGGCGCTGCCCAGAACATATCCTCCCCCATGAACGTAGAGAATGGCGCCGTCTTCGACATGCGTGCCGGCGGGCGAAACCCACCAACCGGGCATCCCGGCGACTTTGCCTGGGTATGTCTCGATACCATCGGCGATCTTCGTGCGGGAGATCAGCTGGTCGTACGCCTCGCGCGCGCCCGGTTCTATCGAGAAGCTGCCGGAAAGGCCCATCATGGCCCGCATCGCCAGCATGGCGGCACGGTCGCGGAATGCCTCGTCGTGATGGATGATGCTCATGATATTATCCTTCGGTTGGTAACTGCCACCGAAGGTAGCGTCCCGCTGCCACCAGCGGCAGGGCATCAATCTGAACGCAGTGTTCCACCAGTGGGACTAAGCTGGCTTGCGCGACATCAGCGCACGAAGGCGGCCAGTTCGTCAGCCGATCCCGTGGGGAAGGTGAGTTTGAGATGGTCGAGGAACGCGGAGACGCGCGAGCTCAGCAGGCGCCGCGACGGGTAGAGCGCCCACAGCTCTGTACCCGGCGTGTCGAGCTCGCCCCAGAGAACCAGAGTGCCCCGTTCAACCTCGTTATGGACAAGCGAATAGGGCAGGGCCGCCGCTGCATTGGTCTGGCGCAAGGCATCGCGCACCATGACCAGCGAAGATAGCGAGAGGATCGGCTCGATCTCCAGCTTCTCGATCCCGTCGCCGCCGTGGCGCAGACGCCAGTTGGTCTGCTTCCAGTCGGTGCCGCGCACGATCGCCGGTACGCTCTTGCGTGAAGAAGGTCGCGCCAGACCGGCACGAGCGACCACGACTTGATAGTCTCGCAGGAAAACTCGCCCGATGAGGTTGTCGTCGGCAGCGGGGTTGATCCGGATGACGAGGTCGATTCCTTCCTCGACCATGTTCACCGCCCGGTCCTCGGTGGTGATCTCAAGCTGGACCTCGGGATAGGCGGCGCAGAACCGGGCCGCGACCTCGCCCATCGCGATCTGGCAGAAAAGCAGCGGCGCACTGATCTTCATGTGCCCGCGCGGCGTCTCGCCGCCCGAGGCGATCGCCGCGACGGTCTCGTCGAGATCGGTCAGCAGCTTGGCACTGCGTTCGTGGAGTGCGCGCCCCTCCTCGGTGAGCTTGAGATCGCGGCCGCCCCGCTCGAACAGGCGCAGGCCCAAGCCCGCCTCGAACTCCGCCACCCGGCGCGACAGCGTTGCCTTGGGGCGATTTGCGGCGCGGGCAGCCTTACTGAAGCCGCCGTGGCGGGCAACGAGGTTGAAATCGGCAAGCGCCACGAGATCCATGTTTCACCTGCAGGACAGTCGAACGGATAGCTGCACACTTCGCCTCGCTCGCGAAACAGTCAATACCGAAGGCGATGTTCGTCGAGACCGTTTCGAGGCTCATGATCTTTCCTAAGAAGCGAAGGGCGAGGTAGATCCCAGCGCCTCCGATAGGCGCCGGTCGCCGATCACTCGCCGGTGAAGGTGTAGTTGCAGATCTTGATACCTGCCGGATCTCGAAGATAGGAGGCATAGGCACCGGGCAGATGACTGCGCGGACCTGCAGCGCCTTCAACGGTGCCGCTGTTTGCAATGCCCGCTGCATGAAAAGCATGCACCTCAGCCTTCGTCTGCGCAGCAAAGCCAACGGTGGTGCCGTTGCTCGAGGGCGCCTCGCCATTACTGCGCTTGGCAATGACGAACGCCGGCTTGTCCCGACCGTACAGGATCCAGTCGCCGAACGGTCCGAGATTTTTGATGTCGAGCGTACCCAGTACGGCGTCATTAGAACTTGGTCGAGGCGTCCATGTCCTTCGCCCTGATGAACATGTGCGAGAAGACGTTGTCACCTGAAATCAATGCGTCAGCCATGAAAACTCTACTTACTATGTGAGATGTTCGTTAGAAGACCACGACCGAGCGAATAGACTTGCCCTGGTGCATGAGGTCGAACGCGGTGTTTATCTCTTCCAGCCCCATGACATGGGTTATCATCGGATCGATCTCGATCTTGCCGGTCATGTACATGTCGACGATCTTCGGTACGTCGGTGCGGCCCTTGGCGCCGCCGAACGCGGTGCCGCACCAGTTGCGTCCGGTGACGAGCTGGAAGGGGCGCGTGGCGATTTCCTTGCCGGCCTCGGCGACGCCGATGATGATCGAGGTACCCCAGCCGCGGTGGCAGGCCTCGAGCGCGGTACGCATCACTTCGGTGTTGCCGGTTGCGTCGAAGCTATAGTCAGCGCCGCCGTCGGTCATCAGCACGAGCTTGGCGACGACATCCTCGCGGCTCATTCTCATGCTGTTGAGGAAGTCGGTCATGCCGAACTTGCGGCCCCACGCCTCGCGGTCGGGATTGATGTCGACCCCGATGATCTTGTTGGCGCCCGCGAGGCGTGCGCCCTGGATCACGTTGAGGCCGATGCCCCCCAGACCGAAGATCACGACATTGTCGCCGACTTGGACCTTCGCGGTGTTGATCACCGCGCCGACGCCCGTCGTCACGCCGCAGCCGATATAGCAGCTGCTCTGGAAAGGCGCGTCCATCCGGATTTTCGCCACCGCGATTTCAGGCAGGACGGTGAAGTTCGAGAAGGTCGAGCAGCCCATATAATGGAAGATGGTCCGGCCATTGTAACTGAAGCGCGATGTGCCGTCGGGCATCAGCCCCTGCCCCTGGGTCGCGCGGATCGCGGTGCACAGGTTGGTCTTGCCGGAAAGGCAACTTTTGCACCGGCGGCATTCAGGCGTGTAGAGCGGGATCACATGATCGCCCGACTCCACGCTGGTGACGCCGGCGCCGACCTCGCGCACGATGCCAGCCCCCTCATGGCCAAGGATCGATGGGAAGATTCCTTCGCTGTCGAAGCCGTCCAGCGTATAGGCGTCGGTATGGCAGATCCCGGTCGCCATGATCTCGACGAGCACCTCGCCGACTTTCGGCCCCTCCAGGTCGATCTCAACAATTTCAAGCGGTGTCTTTGGCGCGAAGGCCACAGCGGCTCGGGTCTTCATATACTCTCAAACTCCATCTATTTTTCTATTAGCACTCTAGTTGCGGTTGATAATCCCGGCTATTTGCAAGACATTATTACTCTGTGGGAATAATCACTGATGGATCGGTGGGATGGAATCGAGGAATTTGTCGCTGTCGCCACTGCGGGGAGTTTCGTTGGCGCGGCGCGAACTCTCGGCGTTTCGCCTGCGCATATCAGCCGCTCTATCGCGCGCCTGGAAGCCAAGCTCCAAAGCCAGATCCTCCTGCGTACGACTCGTTCGGTTCGCCTAACCGGCACAGGTCAAACCTTGCTCGACCATTGCCGAAGGATCATCACCGAACGCGACGAGGCCTTCGCGATGGTCGGTGCCAGCGGGGAACCGCAGGGCGAGCTGAGGATCACATGCTCCGCGACGATGGGTGAGCGGTTCCTCGCCCCTATCGTCCGCCGTTTTTGCGAGCGGCATCCAAGGATTAGTGTGACGATCGAGTTGAGCAGTCGCATCGTAGATCTCGTCGGCGAAGGCTTCGACCTCGCAGTGCGAACTGGGGTACTGGCCGACTCGCGCCTTATCGCAAGCCGTATCGCGTCTCGCGCGCATTACACATGCGCCTCGCCCGATTATCTGAGCCGCCGTGGGACCCCCCTCCATGTGAGCGACCTCGGCCAGCACGAATGTCTCACGGGAACTGCGGCCGCATGGCATTTTAAGGTCGCGGGCGAGGAATATTTTCACCGGCCACGCGGACGGTGGCGCTGCAACAGTGGAATGGCTGTCATTGACGCGGCTCTCGCCGGGATAGGCATCTGTCAGCTGCCGGAATTCTATGTGCTTCCCTACCTCAAGTCCGGCGCACTACAGTCGATACTGCGATCGAGCCAGCCGGTCGAAGAGCCAATATGGGCGGTCTACCCGCAGCGCCGCCACCTGCTTCCCAAGATCAGCCGCCTCGTCGAACATCTGCACGCAGAGTGGCCCCTGGCTATGGCGAGTGGCTCGGATGGACGGTCATAGGGCGGGCGCGCAGTTCGCGGGTTTCTTATCGATATCGCTTATAGATGGGTTCCATGCGTGTTTGGCTGACGGCGATGTGGTGTCGCATGGCATCGGCGGCGGCGTTGGCATCACCGGCAGCCATTGCCGTCCAGATGGCGGCATGCTCCTTGACGGCGGCCTCCGTGACGGCGGTCTGATGCCCGAGGCGGATGAGGTGCATATGGGCGTAGATGCGTCCCAGCGCCTCGATGATATTCTCGTTGCCACAGGCTTCGGCGATGATTTCGTGGAAGCGCGCGTCGAGGATCGCGAAGCGGCCATAGCTCGGATCGCCGGGCTCGGCGAGGCAGGCTTCCATGGCGGTGATCATCGCGGTGAGTTCGGCGCGCTGGGCCTCATTCATGCGCTCGGTGGCGAGCGCGGCCGCCGCAGGCTCGAGCATCATCCTGAACTCATACATGCCGCGGAAGCGCTCGCCCGATGGGATGGGCGCGGCGCTGTAGCCCGCATTATGCTTGCGCAGGACGAGCCCCTCGGTCTCGAGCCGGATCAGCGCCGCCCGGATCGGCGTCTGCGACACGCCGAAATCGCGCACGAGGGCATCGACCGAGATCCGCTCACCTGGCGCAATGCGCAAGGTGATGAGCTGGGTCAGAAGGGCTTCATAGACATCGTCGCCCACCGCATTTCTGCGGGGCAGGGCGAACTCCTCGCTAGGGGAGCCTGACAAGCTGAGCTGGCTGAATCGAGACATGAGCTCTCCTTAGCAGGTTGACGCAGATTTACATCCCTTATATACGATATCCGATCGGATTCGGATCAATGGGCGCATCTCAAGGTGCCCCTCGACATTCGAACATCGGCCTTTCCATGGGCCTGCGGGGAGGCAATATTGAGTCAACAAGCTGCCGTAACCGTGTCTTCGCTGGCGAGAGGTTCGCTTCGCTTCTCGACGGGCGACGGGCATCGTGTTCCGATTGCCCTTGTGGAGGAGGTATGCGTTGAGGCGCTAACCCTTGCCGGAGTTCCACGAGCCCACGCGGAGCAACAGACTTCGTTGCTCATGGAGGCAGAACTTAAGGGTCATCATTCCCACGGTCTGCTGAGATTGCCGAGGGTCATAGAGCGGATCGCGAACGGAGTGACAGATCCGGTGACGGCGGGCGAACACCAATGGTCAGGCAACATACTAAGGGTAAATGGCCGCAATGGGCTCGGCCCCGTAGTGGCTTTGACCGCGCTCGATCTGATTTCGAAGCGGGCGCGTGAGAGCGGGGTCGCTATTGCGGCCATCCGCGACTGCAATCACCTTGGCATGCTCGCCTGGTATGCGGAGAAGACGACGCGCGAAGGCCTAGTCTTTCTCGGTTTAACGATCAGCGAAGCGCTGGTCCATCCCTGGGGTGGCCGACGAGCCATGCTCGGCACTAACCCTATCGCCATAGGCGTCCCTGCTGAGCCTACTCCGTTCATTCTGGACATGGCCACCAGTACCGTTTCTATGGGAAAAATCCATGATCATGCCAATCGTGGCGAGCCCATCCCGGCAGGCTGGGCGCTAGATACCGATGGAGAACCAACGACTGACGCGATGGCGGCCAAAGGCGGTGCCATCGCGCCATTCGGAGGAGCCAAGGGATACGCGCTTGGTCTAGCCTTCGAGGTGCTTGTCACCAGCCTGACCGGTGCAGCCATCGGCCGGCAGGTGACGGGCACACTGGACTCCGACACGGAGTGCAACAAGGGTGACGTCTTCATCGTCGCCGAGCCATCGCAGAATGTTGGGCCATTGGTTTCAGGATTTCTCGATGAACTCCGGGCCTCGCCCCCGGCGGATCCAAAGCGCAGTGTGTCGATACCAGGCGACCGTGCCTCGATGGCAGTGGCCGCGCGGCAGTCAGGCGACATCGAAATTCTCGCCAAGGTCTGGACTCAGATATGTGACCTCGCTCGCCGCCCCGACCTCGTCCCAACTCATTCCGGGTGCTGATATGCAATTTGAACTGGGCGTAACGCGCGCACCCTCTCGGCTCCTGTTCGGCGCGGGACAGCGGCATGCGATTGGGATGGCCGCAGCCAGCCTCGGTACGCGGGCGCTGATATGCACCGACTCCAGGCTCGCGGACGCCCCGCTGATGGCGGAAATTTCTGCTGATTTGCGCGCCCATGGCCTTGAAGTCGAGATATTCGGCGACACCCAGCCCGAACTGCCGGCTGACGGCATTTACGCCTGTGTCGAACGCTACACGGCCTTCGATCCAGATGTTCTGATTGGCATTGGCGGCGGAAGCTGTCTTGATCTCGCAAAGCTGGTAAGCCTTTTGCTGTCCCATGGCGGACCGCTCTCGAACTATTATGGCGAGTTTAAGGTGCCAAGCGCCATCAGGCCATTGATCCTTGTGCCGACTACGTCGGGCACGGGATCGGAAGTGACGCCTGTGGCCGTCATTGGTGATCCTCAGCGGGAGATGAAGGTCGGGATCTCCAGCCCTGAGCTGATCCCGCATACCGCGATCTGCGATCCCGAACTCACGCTAACCTGCCCGTCATCACTCACCGCGATCTCGGGTGCTGATGCTTTGGGGCACGCCATAGAAGCCTTCGCCGCGGTCCGCCGGCCACCTGATCCGGACATCGCTTTCAAGCGGGTCTTTATCGGTAAAAATATTCTGAGCGATCACTACGCCCGATCAGCAATCCGACTGCTCTTCCGCTGGCTTCCCACG encodes:
- a CDS encoding Ldh family oxidoreductase; translated protein: MSQQAAVTVSSLARGSLRFSTGDGHRVPIALVEEVCVEALTLAGVPRAHAEQQTSLLMEAELKGHHSHGLLRLPRVIERIANGVTDPVTAGEHQWSGNILRVNGRNGLGPVVALTALDLISKRARESGVAIAAIRDCNHLGMLAWYAEKTTREGLVFLGLTISEALVHPWGGRRAMLGTNPIAIGVPAEPTPFILDMATSTVSMGKIHDHANRGEPIPAGWALDTDGEPTTDAMAAKGGAIAPFGGAKGYALGLAFEVLVTSLTGAAIGRQVTGTLDSDTECNKGDVFIVAEPSQNVGPLVSGFLDELRASPPADPKRSVSIPGDRASMAVAARQSGDIEILAKVWTQICDLARRPDLVPTHSGC
- a CDS encoding GntR family transcriptional regulator; amino-acid sequence: MSRFSQLSLSGSPSEEFALPRRNAVGDDVYEALLTQLITLRIAPGERISVDALVRDFGVSQTPIRAALIRLETEGLVLRKHNAGYSAAPIPSGERFRGMYEFRMMLEPAAAALATERMNEAQRAELTAMITAMEACLAEPGDPSYGRFAILDARFHEIIAEACGNENIIEALGRIYAHMHLIRLGHQTAVTEAAVKEHAAIWTAMAAGDANAAADAMRHHIAVSQTRMEPIYKRYR
- a CDS encoding iron-containing alcohol dehydrogenase, translated to MQFELGVTRAPSRLLFGAGQRHAIGMAAASLGTRALICTDSRLADAPLMAEISADLRAHGLEVEIFGDTQPELPADGIYACVERYTAFDPDVLIGIGGGSCLDLAKLVSLLLSHGGPLSNYYGEFKVPSAIRPLILVPTTSGTGSEVTPVAVIGDPQREMKVGISSPELIPHTAICDPELTLTCPSSLTAISGADALGHAIEAFAAVRRPPDPDIAFKRVFIGKNILSDHYARSAIRLLFRWLPTAVREGGDIEARSAVMLASTLAGLAFGTAGTGAAHAIQYPVGALTHTAHGLGIGVLLPYTMSFNVSVAREIYEEIADLVEDSVTDGDKAGAAITAVRKLFADIGIPVGIDALGVSEADVEWLAERSILATRLVENNRRDLDLAGAASILRDALSASHHFKSE
- a CDS encoding LysR family transcriptional regulator produces the protein MDLVALADFNLVARHGGFSKAARAANRPKATLSRRVAEFEAGLGLRLFERGGRDLKLTEEGRALHERSAKLLTDLDETVAAIASGGETPRGHMKISAPLLFCQIAMGEVAARFCAAYPEVQLEITTEDRAVNMVEEGIDLVIRINPAADDNLIGRVFLRDYQVVVARAGLARPSSRKSVPAIVRGTDWKQTNWRLRHGGDGIEKLEIEPILSLSSLVMVRDALRQTNAAAALPYSLVHNEVERGTLVLWGELDTPGTELWALYPSRRLLSSRVSAFLDHLKLTFPTGSADELAAFVR
- a CDS encoding S-(hydroxymethyl)glutathione dehydrogenase/class III alcohol dehydrogenase, encoding MKTRAAVAFAPKTPLEIVEIDLEGPKVGEVLVEIMATGICHTDAYTLDGFDSEGIFPSILGHEGAGIVREVGAGVTSVESGDHVIPLYTPECRRCKSCLSGKTNLCTAIRATQGQGLMPDGTSRFSYNGRTIFHYMGCSTFSNFTVLPEIAVAKIRMDAPFQSSCYIGCGVTTGVGAVINTAKVQVGDNVVIFGLGGIGLNVIQGARLAGANKIIGVDINPDREAWGRKFGMTDFLNSMRMSREDVVAKLVLMTDGGADYSFDATGNTEVMRTALEACHRGWGTSIIIGVAEAGKEIATRPFQLVTGRNWCGTAFGGAKGRTDVPKIVDMYMTGKIEIDPMITHVMGLEEINTAFDLMHQGKSIRSVVVF
- a CDS encoding alpha/beta hydrolase; amino-acid sequence: MSIIHHDEAFRDRAAMLAMRAMMGLSGSFSIEPGAREAYDQLISRTKIADGIETYPGKVAGMPGWWVSPAGTHVEDGAILYVHGGGYVLGSAEAYRGLASQIAIRAGRPIFVIDYALAPENPFPAAYDDVSTAYAELASTTGGKVALMGDSAGGGAVLSVAMNRAEAIPAPVAIVVYSPWVDPALEGESVEGLGDVDPILNRQSLTDGARQYLAGADPSDPRVNALKANFAKLPPVRIDVGGDEILLDDSLRFEAVAGEAGRQVETHVWKGMVHVFPTNVAMLKASAHALDGTAEFLKRQF
- a CDS encoding LysR family transcriptional regulator is translated as MDRWDGIEEFVAVATAGSFVGAARTLGVSPAHISRSIARLEAKLQSQILLRTTRSVRLTGTGQTLLDHCRRIITERDEAFAMVGASGEPQGELRITCSATMGERFLAPIVRRFCERHPRISVTIELSSRIVDLVGEGFDLAVRTGVLADSRLIASRIASRAHYTCASPDYLSRRGTPLHVSDLGQHECLTGTAAAWHFKVAGEEYFHRPRGRWRCNSGMAVIDAALAGIGICQLPEFYVLPYLKSGALQSILRSSQPVEEPIWAVYPQRRHLLPKISRLVEHLHAEWPLAMASGSDGRS